The bacterium genomic interval CGGTAGTCATTACTCCTACGGCTTCGATTGTTGATGCTCGTTTTGTTGGACTCAGCCCTCCGTGTTTTAGTATTACGTCATCGACTTCACGCATCAGGGGGGTCGGATCAAAGATGGCGTCTTTTGTTGGAGAAGGGCCCGGGGCCATCCACTGGACAAATGCCATTCGAATTGCCCGGAAGAACGCTGCACGAGGAGAGCCTGCAAAGGTGTTTCTAAAGTTTCTTTTTCTCCAGAGCGCTTGAAGTTGAGCAACAGAATGTTCAAGCCCCTCTCCCATGCACGCCGCTAATACGAGGCCATTCACGGATCCAATGCTACTTCCAATAATAATTGAGATCTTGTCTGGATGTTTTTCCAGATAGGGGATTAACGCCTTGAGAGCACCAGCTTGGTAAGCAGCCCGAGAGCCTCCACCTGACAACACGAGTCCAAGCTTGAGCGGCGTGATCGACCTTTTTACTGGTATATTCAGTGCCTTAGAGTCGGTGGATTTTGGGCGTGGCCTCATAGACGAATTCAAATTAATAAAAGTTTCGGATAGTTATCTCTATAACTTAATATTCCAGCGCATTGCACAAGTACAAAATTGAATATTTTGTTAACGGATTGAAACAACTATAGAACGAACGGTTATTCACCGGGTTCGGTATTGGCGAGAGAGACGAGTTCAGGGAAAGTCTGAAACTTTCTGCAGTGGGGAAACAGGGAAAGTGAGCGAACTCCTTTCCCTTCTTCGATTCCCCTTGCTGAATTTCAAAGGGTATCGCCTCTAGCGATATCTTGTACTTGCCTTACGGACTGAGAAGTTCATGTCGCTCAGCGCAGGCAAGGCTCCCAGTGCCTCATCATAGAAAAATAGAGCACTTCCCGATACGTCTAGGGACTTCGCAAAAATACCTCCGTAATAGTTGAAGTTTCCAAGAACATCGATATCAGCATTTGAAGCATACAGTACCGAGTTAATATCCGCCGTGCCGTTTAGCCTTATCGTATCAGAGCCAAGATAGTATATTTCGAGTTGATGAGGTGCATTGTTCGAGTTATAGAACTCATTTCCATTAATATGTCCATTTGAGAGAGTTTCAACATAGACTCGGACCTTTTGTCCGACAGGAACAGTTCCGATATCGAACTTGGCCTTATTTGGTCCAAAATCAAGTGTTCGAAAATAATATGGTGCTGAGGTATCAGTCAGGTAAAGAGTATTATTATTACTAATACTAATATCTCTCCAACATCCACCGCTAGCAAGAGTAGTATCTGTATTGACTGCAAGGTCTCCGTTATCGGATGAACAGTAGCTTGACCAGCTTGAAAGAACGGGGAGTGAATACGTATGACACCCTGCTCCTTCGCAAACTGTTCCTGATACATCTCCTCCTGGAGAAAGAAGCGTTACTCCCGGATCGCTGAGTGAGCGCGCATTTCCATTAATCTTTCCCTGGAGACTAATGGTATTGTTTGAGCCCACCGGACAATTTGCTTTTTGTGCTCCTCGATCCCAAGTGGCACCATTATGCGTATATTCGAAGGAATAGCACTCATTCTTTGTGCCATTGGTCATATGATTTTGGCCATAGAATCCCATGTCAGAGCTATCTGCAACCAGAGTGGAGTATACGTATGAGAAGCTATGAACGCCTCGATCAGGGTTATTCCCCGTTACGACATCTATTCGAAAAATAGGCTCATAATTTTCATTGGTCTCCCGTGCCCAAATAAGGATAACTCGAGCGTTGGCACTACCAAGATCTGTATCCTGAAAGCTCTGGATGGCATTTAACTCTTCAGACGTATCAATATGTTCGAGCTCGGGAAAGGTTGGAGTGCCGAAGAATGTATTATTGGTCAGCATGACGGAGTTGTTTGTTCCCTTCATTTTTACCATGCTGTAAACGCCAAAGAATTCGCCTTCATTGTCTCCCAAAGCAGGAGAGCCAAGATCGAAGTTATCGGAGAAGTTTTCCGCTGAGAAAGCATCAACGATATACTTCGAATTATCCTGTAACCAGCTTACTGTCCGATTGAGAGTTTCTTCTACCTCATAGTAGTACTCAGAGCGTGTTTTAACGAGCGCACGAGTCCGTGTATTAGAGCTCGCCGAGTCAATCATCCCCGCTCCAATAAGGAGACCTAGGCTCATAAGCAGAAGAATAGATATGAGAGCATATCCATGATCCTGTTCTTGAGTACTTCTTTTTTTATACCTATTCATTTTTTACCCCACCTAATACAGATAATTTAAATTTCGTAATCCAAATATTTGAGAGACTGTAGCCATATATCGCTCTCCACTTTTCAGGAGAGAATCGCTCGTCATTTCAACAGTAACGCGGATTGAGCGAAGAGAGTTCACTACGAGATCGTTGGTCAGTGGCAGTGGAATTGAATTCCCATTGTGATCGAGATAGTCGAGTTCCAGAGTTGCATTATTTCCCAAAAGAACAGCGCCATAACCAGAATCGCGACTTATTCCTACGTCGGGAGTGTACGAATACGTAACAATCGGAACCTCTTCGAGAATACTTCCCATCGGGAAGACTGCGCCAGGAGACGCAACATAGGTGGGAGAGATGGTTATCACCTTACCAAGCGAATCGACACGAGTAATGGTCGCAAAAAGCCCATCATCACCAGACATGACGCTGTTGTTGATATATATCGGGTCGTTTACATCTAATCCAGAGACGTCTGTGAGTTGTATATCAAGTCCAAGTGCTGGATCGAAGTCTGCCATCAAGAGGGCAACTTCTCCTGTTTCATTGAGACGAAATTGAATCGAGGAGCTCGTTGCTTGATTGACAAGAAGTGGCTCCGTTACCAGTGGATCGGAGAGTGTAGTTTCACCAATTTGAAAGTTCGGTTGTTCGAATGGCACTCCGTTTCCGAGCACCCGCAGCTCATTCCCAATAGTTTGAATAATTGCTTGCGCCTGAACGTTGGTTGCAATGCGGATATGGAGGTCATAGGACGCGGCCGTCATCGAACTGTATGCTTGCATAGCACCGACAAATACGATTGCGGATAAGACCAGTGTCACCAAAAGTTCAAAGAGGGTGAATCCCGACTGATCTTTGCTCAGTGTTAGAAGCGTGTTCTTCATAAATGTACTATTCCCACAAAGCCAGAGTAGTTGAGAAAGAAACATCAGTTGTTACATCAGGAGAATTGCTCACTACCGATACATCAATAGTTCTTGAATCATCATCATTAACGCTAATCGTTGTTGTTCGCGTAAAAGTGAGATTCAGATCGCTCCACGGCACATCGGGCTCAGTTTCATTATAGCTGGCATTAAGAGCACCCACATCGATTGCAGATATCTCTTCAACTTTACTAATTGCAAGGCTGTTCGCTGCAAAATTGACTTCTGTATACTTTGCGGTTCTGAGGGCCACTATAAGATTGCTGATACCAGCAGAAGCCATAATCCCCAAGAGAACGATAGCAACAAGAATCTCCATCAACGAAAGACCAGACTCGGCCTGGGAAGCTGTTCGCTTTTTTTCAGGATGTCTACGAAAGAGTCTTATACTCATGGTAATCCTTAGTCGAAGGAGAATAATCCGGTTGCAAAGAGCGTGCCTGAAGCGAATGCATAGACCGATCCTCCCGATGAATCTACGAAATTAACTGAAACAGAATTGATAATATCGTTTGCGTCTACGGGGAGTCCTCGCGAGTTAAAGATAATCTGCTGAGAGGGATTGACACTAATGCCTGAAGGAAAAGAGCGTGAGAATGAAATGATATCCGCTTGTGGAGGATAGCTTGAATCATAGGCAAGGTAGTCGCAGCCGAATGAGTATCCTGAATTATCTTCTAAGAATGTAAAAATACCCCGACACCCTTCAGTAAGGGCCTTTGCCTGGGCTTGTTTCAGATCTTGGATGAAGACCGTTCGTGTATTCAAACGGTTGAATGAGGCTGAAATATTTTGGATTTGAGGAATGCCAAGAAATCCGACAATCCCAATGATTGATATAGCGACCAGGAGATCAAGGAGTGAAAAGCCAGAGGCTTTTTTTAGGCGTAGAGATTTGCAAGTGAAACAGGACCACATCTCAGATACCTCATTGCAGGGTTGAGATTAAAGTTCGATATATTTGAGATAATTCTTAATGAATTGACTCAATTTTTCATAAATTAATTGAGAGGCGTATGCGTACTTTTCGCAGAGTTATAAGAGCTATTCTTATAGCGGTGTATCTGAATGGACATCATTTGCCATTCAGTCGCAACAGATTGCATACTTTGATAGTGCCCAGTCGGGCACGCGGCCCCAGAGCTGAGATACGACAGAAAGGGCTTCTTGCAATTTTTTAGCCCGTCTTTTACCAGTCTATTCTCGCGGTCTGGGAGGTGTGTTCTGTTGAGAAATCCTCATCTGATAGGTGGGAATCTATGGCTAATCCTGTCATAGTATTGGCTTGAGGCAGGGGGGAGAGAAGCTTCGTATGATGCGTCCAAGAAGAGTGATTACTGTCGATGGTCTTGCCGGAACTGGAAAGACGACTCTATCGAAATTATTGGCAGAGCGACTTGGCTTTGTGCACATGAGTACAGGGCTTTTGTACAGAGCCGTCGGTTATCTCGCACTTCGCGCTAACGTATCGCGTGATGATCAGTCAAAACTTGCTGAGCTTATTAGAACTCATGATATTAAATTAGTGCTCGGCAGGAAGTCTTCTGGTGATGACCGAAGCGCACGAATTGTTATAGATGGAGATGATGTTTTTGACTCGCTCTATTCTCCGCAGGTGAGTGAGGCTACGTCTGAGGTGGCAGTGCATCCCGCGGTCCGTGATGCACTGGTTGCGGCACAAAGAGAAGCGTTTCCGGGGGAAGATCTCGTTGCTGAGGGTCGAGATATGGGAACAGTCATCTTCCCAGAGGCTGATGTGAAGTTTTGGATTGAAACGGAAGAGAAGATCAAAGTGGCACGCCGTCTTCAACAAATCTTAGAGAAAGAGCAATTGATCTCCGAAGAGAGAAAAGTTCAATTAGCGCATGAGATGCGAATTGAGATTCATGAGCGGGATAAGCGAGATCAAGAACGGGGGTTAGCGCCATCGATTCAAGGAGCAGATATGGTTCGTATAGCCAACTCTGGCAGTACAATAGAAGAGGTTCTTCAAGAGATGATTGCTCATGTTACTTCAGCGTTGAAGATATCAGCGTAAGAAAAAGGGCGCTTGAATGACAGATGACAAGAAGCGTGTTCTTGGGATTATCGTTGCTGCTGGTTCAGGTGAGCGATTGGGTGCTGCCCTTCCGAAGGCTTTGGTGGAGGTGGCAGGGAAGACGATACTCGAACGGACGATAGAAAAACTCAAAAGAGCGAAGACGCCATTCGAGGCACTCTTGATAACCTATCCAGAGGGATATCGGTCTCAGTTTGAGCATCTTCTTCAAGCTCAAGAATGGGAATGTCAGTTGATTGAAGGCGGTGAAACGCGGCAGGCCTCGGTCCGAAGAGCCCTGCTTGCCCTGACAGAAATGTTTCATCCGAACCCCACTGACCGCATCGTGATACACGATGCCGCCCGGTGTAATATTTCGCCTGACCTTGTTGATTCAGTTGTCGAAGCCGTATGTGAAACCGGAGCAGCCACCCTTGGAATTCCCTTAACTGATACCCTCCAGCGGGTGGATCAAGATAGCCAGCGCATTGAGGGCTCGATCTCAAGAGAAGGCCTATGGCGAATGCAAACGCCGCAAGCGTTTGAATACAGGCATATTATGAGAGCTCATGATGATGGCTTTGAAGCGGCGACGGATGATTCGACACTGGTTTCTTCTTTTTGCCCGGTAGTGGTTGTGAAGGGAGATGAGTGCAATCTGAAGATTACAGCGCCGATAGACCTCAAATTTCTTGAGATTCTTGAAAATTCTTCATCAAAATTTGAGTCTTTTTGAGCTTTTAGGCATACTCCGGTCGTACTATTTGCGACTGTCATGGGAGTTGGGAGCTTTTCTATCGTGCCGAAATGCTGCTGCCATATCAGTTTTTTGTATTAACATGGCACGCGAGGCGGTAGTTGGGGAGTGATGGAGAGAAGCATAGGCCTATGCTCTTTCGATGAACACTGAATAATTTCATCACCTGATAACGTTATCACCTGCTCTCCCATATGATTTCGTCTCTCTTTATATAATTAGGAAAAATAATGAATACAGGTACTCAAGAGTTTTCGTCTTTCGCATCTGCCTTCGAGGCAATGGATGATCAGCTCACAGGATTGCATGCAGGGAGTGTTGTTCAAGGCACCCTCGTTGAGCTTGGAAAAGATTACGCCCGAGTTGATATTGGATTTAAGCTAGAAGGAATCATCCCTGTTGAACAGTTTAAGAATTCGAAGGGTGAAAAGACTCACGCTGTTGGAGATGAGATCGAAGTATATATTGTTCA includes:
- a CDS encoding prepilin-type N-terminal cleavage/methylation domain-containing protein codes for the protein MFLSQLLWLCGNSTFMKNTLLTLSKDQSGFTLFELLVTLVLSAIVFVGAMQAYSSMTAASYDLHIRIATNVQAQAIIQTIGNELRVLGNGVPFEQPNFQIGETTLSDPLVTEPLLVNQATSSSIQFRLNETGEVALLMADFDPALGLDIQLTDVSGLDVNDPIYINNSVMSGDDGLFATITRVDSLGKVITISPTYVASPGAVFPMGSILEEVPIVTYSYTPDVGISRDSGYGAVLLGNNATLELDYLDHNGNSIPLPLTNDLVVNSLRSIRVTVEMTSDSLLKSGERYMATVSQIFGLRNLNYLY
- a CDS encoding type II secretion system protein, with product MSIRLFRRHPEKKRTASQAESGLSLMEILVAIVLLGIMASAGISNLIVALRTAKYTEVNFAANSLAISKVEEISAIDVGALNASYNETEPDVPWSDLNLTFTRTTTISVNDDDSRTIDVSVVSNSPDVTTDVSFSTTLALWE
- a CDS encoding type II secretion system protein; this translates as MWSCFTCKSLRLKKASGFSLLDLLVAISIIGIVGFLGIPQIQNISASFNRLNTRTVFIQDLKQAQAKALTEGCRGIFTFLEDNSGYSFGCDYLAYDSSYPPQADIISFSRSFPSGISVNPSQQIIFNSRGLPVDANDIINSVSVNFVDSSGGSVYAFASGTLFATGLFSFD
- the cmk gene encoding (d)CMP kinase, whose translation is MMRPRRVITVDGLAGTGKTTLSKLLAERLGFVHMSTGLLYRAVGYLALRANVSRDDQSKLAELIRTHDIKLVLGRKSSGDDRSARIVIDGDDVFDSLYSPQVSEATSEVAVHPAVRDALVAAQREAFPGEDLVAEGRDMGTVIFPEADVKFWIETEEKIKVARRLQQILEKEQLISEERKVQLAHEMRIEIHERDKRDQERGLAPSIQGADMVRIANSGSTIEEVLQEMIAHVTSALKISA
- the ispD gene encoding 2-C-methyl-D-erythritol 4-phosphate cytidylyltransferase; the encoded protein is MTDDKKRVLGIIVAAGSGERLGAALPKALVEVAGKTILERTIEKLKRAKTPFEALLITYPEGYRSQFEHLLQAQEWECQLIEGGETRQASVRRALLALTEMFHPNPTDRIVIHDAARCNISPDLVDSVVEAVCETGAATLGIPLTDTLQRVDQDSQRIEGSISREGLWRMQTPQAFEYRHIMRAHDDGFEAATDDSTLVSSFCPVVVVKGDECNLKITAPIDLKFLEILENSSSKFESF